The genome window TAACCGAAGCACCTTCCATGGTTGATAATAAGCAACTTAAAGAGTTACACGTTGCTTCTACCTATAAGCCTAAATCTTCAAAAGGAGAATAAAAATTAATTTTCCCTCACCCCCAACCCCTCTCCCAAAAGGCGAGGGGCTAATTTTTTACCCTAAATCATTAGTTTTCATGTAATTTAATAACCAATTCGCCATGGTGGCGCGACGGGTTTCGAGGGGGCTAAATTCCCCTATTTTGTAACCTTGAAATCCTAAGTCTTCTTTGAGGAGTTGTTTATTTTCTTTGGGAATAGAGCGAGTTAATTTTACATTGGGGGGGCGATGGGCGATAAAGTCTGGGGGTTGAGGGTATTCGGTGCGCCAAGATTCTTCTACTTCTGAGTTATCCCATGTGTCGGTTTCTTCGTCATATTTATAACCTAGATAATGCCATATTAATTGGTTACAGGTGCGATCGTCTATTTTTTTGTTTAAAATATCCCAGATGGTTTCTTTTGTTAATGGTGGCAACATAAATAATTACTTTTTTTACCCACAGGTTTAGTATTCTGCAAATTAATTATACAGCTATGGAGTAAGGGCGATCGCCTTTAACAGACAGTACAAATATACTTTTCATATTCTGAAATTTATTTATTCCTTTACCGATATTCTTAAGCTATTCATTCGTATATATAATTAAATGATGCGATGATATATATTTTTTGTAAAGAAGTAGAAATAATAGTGGGTAAATTTTGGAGAGTAAAAAAATTAACCATCGTGCCGTTTTACTTCAGTTTATGACCTGGATTACCAGGGGGATGCCGATGTTTCTGTATTCGTTTCCGAGTACATGCTCGGTTTACTGCAACGAGAACTCAATCAGTATCCAAATTTTTCAAGTTATAGATCAAAAAACTTGATAAGCAGTCACCAACACGATAGCTAATTCTCTCACCATGATAATCAATTATCTTCAGAATCTCAACCTCAATCAATTATTCATGGGGTTAGTGAAAAATATTTTATTATATTTAACCATTGAGACTCACCCCAATTTTACTAATATCCACGGCATAACCTGCTACTACTAAAAAAACTTCATCAGCACGGTGTCCTATTTGACGGGTTAAACTACCAAGACGATTACGAAATAAACGACCCAATTCATAGGCTGGAATTATTCCCCATCCCGTTTCTTCTGCTACTAAAATAATCTTATTATTACTATTAATTAAACTGTCTAATAATTGCTCTACTTGTTGTTCCCAAATAATGTCATTTTTTTCGATAAAATTTGCTACCCAAGTTCCCAGAGAATCTATTAAAATTAATTGATTACTATGACATTTATCAAGAGCTTTTGGTAAATCAAAAGGTACTTCTAAACATTGCCATGATTTAGGTCTTCTTTGCTGATGAATTTGAATTTTTGTCATCCATTCAGTATCAGATTCTATTTTTTGAGCGGTGGCGATATAAACAACTTGTTGGGCTTGTTTTTTGGCGATAGATTCTGCCCATTCACTTTTTCCGCTACTGGCTGCCCCTGTTACTAAAGTAATTTTTGTCATATTACTATAAAAATTTATCTTGAATTAATATAGTCTCGCCTTCTTTTTTATTTAAACTTTCTTCTAATAGTGAATTAATCAAACTATTTATACTCATACTATTTTTTCGTGCTAATTTTTCTAAACCAGGACTTACGTATTTTGACGAATTTTGATTGTTTTAGCGATCGACGTTTAACAAAAACTAAAGGTTTTTGAGGATGCCTGCATAAGTTCTGTAAACGTTGGTATCAATTTTCTGATATTTCTGAAGCAATCTTATTTTTACTTTTACTTCCACTGAAAGGCTCAGGAATGGAAAAACCTTTATTATATAAAGCATCAATGGTTTCTTGTAAAGCATCAAAACCATTTTTTATGGCTTCTTCAGGGGTTTCTCCATCAGAGATACATTCATTAAAATCAGGAAAAGAGATTAAATACCCACCACCTTCTTCCTTGCTTAAAAGTCTAATTTTAAAGGGGTATGAAAACAAATTATTCATAATACTAACTATCTAAAAAATCAATAAATTTCTTAATATAAATGGGTTTGATTGGACGATGTGCAGGGATGGGTAATGTTTTACCATCATTCCTGATAAAAACCACATGAGAAGTTCCTTTCTGTCTCCATTCTACACCATAGTTTTGTGCAACAATTTTGACATTTTCAATACGCCAATCACGAGGATTGATTTTCATTTTTGCCAGAATTTTGTCTGCTTTACTCATTATTTGTCTTTGTTAAAATATGTAAAGAGATTGTTTTAAATTTTATCCATCATCAATTCTTAACATGGTTGCACATTGTCTCTTGCCAAAATTAAAGGATTTGCCCTCGGATGCGGGGGTTTATTTTATGCACGATCGCACTGGGGAGATATTATATATAGGTAAGGCAAAAAATTTACGCAAAAGGGTATCATCCTATTTTGCCCCTTCCCAACGCCATAGTAACCGTATTGCCTTAATGGTGTCTCAGATACGGGATATTGATTTTATCGTCACCGACACAGAAGCCGAGGCATTGGCGCTTGAGGCGAATTTAATTAAGCAACACCAACCCCATTTTAATGTGTTGCTCAAGGATGATAAGAAGTATCCTTATGTGTGTATCACATGGTCAGAAAAATATCCTCGTATTTTTATCACCCGTAAAAGAAGGATAAAAAATAAGAGCGATCGCTACTATGGGCCCTATACTGATACAAGGGGATTACGCCACACCCTCGATTTAATTAAAGGTAACTTTCCCCTACGACAACGCCCCAAGCCATTACATAAAGATAGACCCTGTTTAAACTATGATTTGGGAAAATGCCCTGGAGTATGTCAAAACCTTATTTCTCCCCAAGATTATCACCAAATTATCGAAAAAATTGCCCTTATTTTTCAAGGTAGAACAAACGAACTAGTTAGTCAATTAAAACAACAGATGGAAAGGGCGGCAGAAAATCTTGATTTTGAAAAAGCAGCTAAATATCGAGATCAAATCAACAGTTTGGAGCAATTATTTGCCACTCAAAAGGTAGCTTTACCCGATGATACCATATCCCAAGATGCGATCGCCCTTGCCCAAGATGAACAACATACCTGTATTCAATTATTCCAGATTAGGGCGGGGCGTTTGGTAGGTAGATTAGGCTTTTATACCGACAACGGCATGGAAACCGAAGCAGGGGAGATATTACAAAGGGTATTAGAGCAACATTATCAACAAATTGAACCCTTAGAGATTCCTAACGAAATTTTGGTACAACATCCCCTAAAGGATGGAGAAATGTTGATGGAATGGTTAGGGGAAAAGACAGGGAAAAAAATCACCATTACCAATCCCCAAAGGCAAATAAAAGCCGAATTGATCAATATGGTGGAAAAAAATGCTTACATTGAACTAGAAAAAACTCAAAAATCAGCCCTAGCTAATCTGGAAGCTATGGAGGATTTAAGCCATATTTTGCATCTACACCACTTTCCCAAACACATCGAAGGGTATGATATATCCCATCTCCAAGGCTCTAATGCAGTGGCATCTAGGGTGGTATTCATCGATGGGCAACCTGCCAAACAATATTATCGTCATTACAAAATTAAAAACCCCACCATCACCATCGGACATTCCGATGATTTTTTATCGTTGCAGGAGGTGATTAGACGACGTTTTTCGGGTAACGACCCCCATCCTGACTTAGTTATGATAGATGGAGGAAAAGGGCAACTCTCGGCGGTGTGTGAGGTATTGGAGGAGTTGAAACTGATGGAAAAGGTGAAGGTAATTAGTTTAGCAAAAAAAAGGGAAGAAATATTTTTACCCCGACAATCCCAGCCTTTGCCCACGGATGCGGAACAAGCAGGGGTACAATTATTAAGAAGGTTAAGGGATGAAGCCCACCGTTTCGCTGTCACTTTCCACCGACAACAACGATTAAAGGCCTCTAGGCGATCGCAACTTGACCAAATCTCAGGTTTAGGATTTGAACGCCAAAAACGTCTTCTCGCCCATTTTCACTCGGTGGATTACATCAGAGAAGCCAGTGTAAAACAGATTCAAGGGGTGGATGGTATCGGGGCTAGTTTAGCTCAAAATATTTATGATTACTTTCATCCTAGCTAGGGGGATGGGTAATGAGTCGTAAATAGTGATGGAATAGGATAAACAGAACAAAATAAATTAGAGTAGGATTATCCATTATCAATGGTTCCAGAGAATTTTAAAAGAAAGTAAAAAAAAATTGCCTATTTCCTTGACACTACAAAATAGATTCGTTATATTAATATATGTGCGTTAAACGAGAGTTAAGAAAACTTAAGTTAAATGTAAAACCTAAGCCCCCATCGTCTAGAGGCCTAGGACACCTCCCTTTCACGGAGGCGACAGGGATTCGAATTCCCTTGGGGGTATGTAAAAAACGGGAACTAACTCAGTGAGTTGGTTCCTATTTTGCTTTTGTGCAAAATTAAAGGCGATCGCAAAGTAGTAGACTATGTTTGATCGCACTTTAAACGCTTTAAATCTTTGAACATACTTTTATCTTTATATTGGGCAGTATACAATAAAATTGGTACAGCTAAAGCGAATTTATTTGGCTTATTATGGCTATGTATTTACAAAAATTATTACAAGAAAAGCGACAACAAATTTTGCAGTTAGCGGATAAGCACGGGGCTTTTAATGTTAGAGTGTTTGGTTCGGTGGTAAGGGGAGAGGATACCCCAGAAAGTGATATTGATTTTTTGGTTGACTATGACCCAGACAAAACAACTCCTTGGTTTCCAGGGGGATTATTGATGGATTTGCAAGAATTATTAGGGCGTAAGGTAGATGTTTTAACGGAAGATGGAATTAGTGTTTTTATTAAAGAACAAATTTTGACGGAGGCTCAACTTCTATGAGTACCGATAAAAATTTAGTTTATTTGCACCATATATTAGAATGCATTGAGGCGATCCAAACATATACATATCAAGGACGAGAAGACTTTCTGAGCAATAGTTTGATACAGGATGCGGTGTTACGGCGTTTACAAATTATGGCGGAATCAACTCAACGACTTTCAGATGAATTAAAAGCTCAAGTGCCAAATGTGGACTGGAAAGCTTTATCGGGTTTTCGAAATATTTTAGTTCATGATTATCTCGGTGGAATTAGTTTAAATAGAGTTTGGAATGCGATTGAAAAGGATTTACCCATTTTAAAGCAACAGGTGAAATTAATATTACAAAGATTTCATTAAAACAACTTAAGAAGATGAAAAACGATCGCACTTAGACACACTTCACATCCTTATTATGACTAAAATATATCCGCAGGATCAGCATCTTTTAATTTTCTAACGGCGATCGCCCCTGAAATAAAACACATAATAATAGTTAAAATCAAAACTGTCGTCAGCCGAGAAAGTTTCATTGCCAAAGGTAAAGCCGTAGCTGCCCTGGTTAAACTATACAAACCAGAAGAGATTAGAAAACCAGGAATAAAACCCAAAATTGCTAAAATTATAGCCTCCTGAAACACCAACACCAAAAAATAATTATCCCCATAACCCATCGCCTTGAGGGTAGCATATTCAGGTAAATGATCCGACACATCCGCATATAGGATTTGATACACTATCACCGTACCCACCACAAAACCCATACCAGCCCCCAAGAGAAAAATAAAACCAATGGGGGTACTATTGGACCAGTAACCCTGCTCAAAATCCATAAATTCCTCGTGGGTGAGTACCCGAACATCAGCCCCCAAAAATGAATCTAACTTACTTTTTACCGCCAAAGGATCTGCATTTTCTTTTAACTCAATTAAACCAATCTCAATATTACCGCTTCGGCGCTCAGGAAAAGCCCGTAAAATATTAGTATCACTGGTAATCACCGTACCATCTACTGCGAAGGATGGGCCAAGGGAAAATAACCCATGTACCTTAATATTACGATTATTTATCTCCGTTTTTACCTCCCCTTGAGTCTCATATAAATCCCTAACCCTGCCAAACTCTGGACGAGAAGCCACATCAAATAGAAAAGTATCCGCCAACTTGATTTGATCTAAATTTTCATTGACCAAGGGTAAATCTAAAATAGAATGGGAAGGATTAAAACCCATGGCCATAATTGTTCTCACTTGACCAGTTTCAGGGTTTTTCCAATCACCCAAGCTAATATAAATCGGTGAAACAAATTCTACTTCCTCTAGTTGCAGTGTCTGATATAAACCTCGACGGGAAAAAGGTTTCATTAAGTGTATGGCTTCGGATTGGGGGCTAATAAGTACCAAATCTGCTTCTATTTTTTCATGGATAAGAGTAGCACTATCCAACAAAGCCCCTCGAAAACCTAACTGCATAAACATTAATATATCTGCAAAGCCAATTCCTGCCAAGGCAATCAGCAATCGCATTCTTTCATGGCTTAGTTGTAACCAAGCTAGGGGAGTTTTCACTATTTCACACTATTATTTTTTTCAAAAGATGTCGGTCATAATTATTTATCGTTAGATTGCACCTTAGACTACCTACGAATTGATAATTAATGGTTGATATTTATGATATATCATCACTATCTATTGTCCACCCGTAATGTTGGAATATTTCGATAAAATCCCTGTGGGCGATCGCTTCAGGGTCTATGGGTACATACGTAGGAATATTTGACAGTTTTTTCTATTTATGGAGGATTGATAGAAGACGTGACCTTAGTAAACATGATGTACGAAAATATACTTAATAAAAAATTAAGATTCTCATACTAATTACTATTTCAATAACGGGACTAAATATTAGTAACAAGCTAGTTAAGATGTTCCCCTCGGTTACTACCCAAAAAAAGATAGAAAAAGAAAGCTATATGGCAATAAATCTTAAAAAATCTTGCTTAAGTCGCAATTTAATTGGTTTTTGTTTGCAAAATGTCTAATATTAGCTAATTTAGTTAAATGCACTACTATTTGACTTTAAATACAATTACAACAATCAATATTATTGTTAAGTATTGTTAAATAATGATTTTGTTATTTTTAATAAACTTTATCTTAGCCTCATAAATCCTTCAAAACTTTATCTCATCTTTACAAAATCGAGTTGACATTTTGTTTTCTACCTGTTAAATTTGTACATAAATACACTTAAGTACACGCAAGTAAGAAGTAGGTACTAATTAAATTTATCACTTAAGCGATTACTGAAAGGGTAGAACGAATTTTTTAAATATACATACAAGGACATAAAAGATAATGATTAATAATAATTTAGGCAAGTATCTAGCGGTAGGCTCTCTAGCGATTGGTAGTACATTTATGGTTACTAACACAGTAAATGCCGCGGCACTAGAAGGAACTGTTTCAATACAACCTTTCACCTTGGGCGGCATAACTGTTGGTGGAGTTGCAGCAAATGCTAGTCCTGGAGGGGTTTTACTAACATATACAGGTGTTGATGATCCCTTTGGTAAACCTATTACAGGGTTTGAATTTTTACCATCAACAACTCCTACTGGATTCGGTACTGCCCTTCAGTTTAATGGAAGTGGCGATTTTGCTAGTTTTTTCAATCACAGAGGCTTAATTAGAAATGTAACCA of Cyanobacterium sp. HL-69 contains these proteins:
- a CDS encoding DUF1823 domain protein: MLPPLTKETIWDILNKKIDDRTCNQLIWHYLGYKYDEETDTWDNSEVEESWRTEYPQPPDFIAHRPPNVKLTRSIPKENKQLLKEDLGFQGYKIGEFSPLETRRATMANWLLNYMKTNDLG
- the cobU gene encoding bifunctional adenosylcobinamide kinase / adenosylcobinamide-phosphate guanylyltransferase CobU, translated to MTKITLVTGAASSGKSEWAESIAKKQAQQVVYIATAQKIESDTEWMTKIQIHQQRRPKSWQCLEVPFDLPKALDKCHSNQLILIDSLGTWVANFIEKNDIIWEQQVEQLLDSLINSNNKIILVAEETGWGIIPAYELGRLFRNRLGSLTRQIGHRADEVFLVVAGYAVDISKIGVSLNG
- a CDS encoding toxin-antitoxin system antidote component; translation: MNNLFSYPFKIRLLSKEEGGGYLISFPDFNECISDGETPEEAIKNGFDALQETIDALYNKGFSIPEPFSGSKSKNKIASEISEN
- a CDS encoding toxin-antitoxin system toxin component, which translates into the protein MSKADKILAKMKINPRDWRIENVKIVAQNYGVEWRQKGTSHVVFIRNDGKTLPIPAHRPIKPIYIKKFIDFLDS
- the uvrC gene encoding excinuclease ABC subunit UvrC — its product is MVAHCLLPKLKDLPSDAGVYFMHDRTGEILYIGKAKNLRKRVSSYFAPSQRHSNRIALMVSQIRDIDFIVTDTEAEALALEANLIKQHQPHFNVLLKDDKKYPYVCITWSEKYPRIFITRKRRIKNKSDRYYGPYTDTRGLRHTLDLIKGNFPLRQRPKPLHKDRPCLNYDLGKCPGVCQNLISPQDYHQIIEKIALIFQGRTNELVSQLKQQMERAAENLDFEKAAKYRDQINSLEQLFATQKVALPDDTISQDAIALAQDEQHTCIQLFQIRAGRLVGRLGFYTDNGMETEAGEILQRVLEQHYQQIEPLEIPNEILVQHPLKDGEMLMEWLGEKTGKKITITNPQRQIKAELINMVEKNAYIELEKTQKSALANLEAMEDLSHILHLHHFPKHIEGYDISHLQGSNAVASRVVFIDGQPAKQYYRHYKIKNPTITIGHSDDFLSLQEVIRRRFSGNDPHPDLVMIDGGKGQLSAVCEVLEELKLMEKVKVISLAKKREEIFLPRQSQPLPTDAEQAGVQLLRRLRDEAHRFAVTFHRQQRLKASRRSQLDQISGLGFERQKRLLAHFHSVDYIREASVKQIQGVDGIGASLAQNIYDYFHPS
- a CDS encoding toxin-antitoxin system antidote component — protein: MAMYLQKLLQEKRQQILQLADKHGAFNVRVFGSVVRGEDTPESDIDFLVDYDPDKTTPWFPGGLLMDLQELLGRKVDVLTEDGISVFIKEQILTEAQLL
- a CDS encoding toxin-antitoxin system toxin component produces the protein MSTDKNLVYLHHILECIEAIQTYTYQGREDFLSNSLIQDAVLRRLQIMAESTQRLSDELKAQVPNVDWKALSGFRNILVHDYLGGISLNRVWNAIEKDLPILKQQVKLILQRFH
- a CDS encoding ABC-type export system DevC family permease component, with the translated sequence MKTPLAWLQLSHERMRLLIALAGIGFADILMFMQLGFRGALLDSATLIHEKIEADLVLISPQSEAIHLMKPFSRRGLYQTLQLEEVEFVSPIYISLGDWKNPETGQVRTIMAMGFNPSHSILDLPLVNENLDQIKLADTFLFDVASRPEFGRVRDLYETQGEVKTEINNRNIKVHGLFSLGPSFAVDGTVITSDTNILRAFPERRSGNIEIGLIELKENADPLAVKSKLDSFLGADVRVLTHEEFMDFEQGYWSNSTPIGFIFLLGAGMGFVVGTVIVYQILYADVSDHLPEYATLKAMGYGDNYFLVLVFQEAIILAILGFIPGFLISSGLYSLTRAATALPLAMKLSRLTTVLILTIIMCFISGAIAVRKLKDADPADIF